Proteins co-encoded in one Podospora pseudoanserina strain CBS 124.78 chromosome 7 map unlocalized CBS124.78p_7, whole genome shotgun sequence genomic window:
- the rhp26 gene encoding DNA repair protein rhp26 (EggNog:ENOG503NU5F; COG:A), producing MPPKYSVIMSPPEAESPDAAGDASQEIPQTDKPNPPSTKESNAAIESTMENPVPDLAAPNLDDEASALAHLTENVRDQDELERDITLQANAALIEAEDTRDRKRIEKAQIQKVRLENQRKIQQAKLTSGHLTPANRLRIQKEITRLDSEIEICEQDVRDFETRIEARHQEGAAETQSKGAGAVGGRLPNETQREYLIRIGKITPFATFGGPRPDGVEGELADAIIEAEHEAVAEELEELVGDGPRSHQNLRRPGFAEETENSSTAELEFSLRPRKKRRVVQEVGGGSDDEFEPEEDGARDDEEDESLEDDFDMSDTTPKEKRKRGKGVATAADGVGEEKVDLSNIDDGNEAVYQARLGDWVKRRSRARRARQLRLGQEVESEWDGEEEWFKPSPDEPDHQFENGMKLPGDIYPSLFDYQKTGVQWLAELYAQQVGGIVGDEMGLGKTVQLISFVAALHYSKMLNKPVIVVAPATVLRQWVNEFHRWWPPLRVSILHSSGSGMFNVLDEGKREDVEDNWDKKSPAKSSTAAKKIVDKVVKHGHVLVTTYAGLQTYGDVLIPVEWGYAVLDEGHKIRNPNTAITIYCKELRTPNRIILSGTPMQNNLTELWSLFDFIFPMRLGTLVSFRTQFEVPIKLGGYANATNLQIMTAQKCAETLKEAISPYLLQRLKVDVAADLPKKSEQVLFCKLSKPQREAYELFLKSDEMASILDRSRQSLYGIDILRKICNHPDLLNPRLKNEPGYLWGSVEKSGKMAVVQSLLPMWKRLGHKTLLFSQGTQMLDIIEAFVQRLDDVRYLRMDGKTPIKQRQTLVDQFNNDPSLDVFLLTTKVGGLGVNLTGANRVIIFDPDWNPSTDVQARERAWRLGQKREVTIYRLMTAGTIEEKIYHRQIFKQFLSNKVLKDPKQQTNFNLNDLHDLFSLSSYEDGMTETSQLFKGSEAKNFMKSGPKELLIPGQDRVLLGPSAKKAAAREVASVTVKAEPQDDGGNDLRNIEGVASLETFKAEPHSPANEEDRLMEGLFARSVHSALEHDKIMNGKKTVRADKKMIQQEANRIAAQAALSLRRAGEQARNVPIGTVTWTGEVGEAGRPVQPRRRIAPGSAIIRNAGASGSRPGTPNAQPAPDRTLRAKDFEKMIPAFIKRHGGQVVSKLLVDHFNQYCTGTRQAEEFKIALGKVAQMEKKGTSMRATWSLKPDFQ from the coding sequence ATGCCGCCAAAATACAGCGTCATCATGAGCCCCCCAGAGGCAGAAAGCCCGGATGCGGCCGGTGATGCCTCACAAGAAATACCACAAACCGACAAACCGAATCCGCCATCGACCAAAGAATCCAACGCCGCCATCGAAAGCACAATGGAGAACCCCGTCCCCGACCTTGCCGCCCCCAATCTCGATGACGAAGCTTCCGCCCTTGCTCACCTTACCGAAAACGTCCGTGACCAAGACGAATTAGAACGCGACATTACCCTCCAAGCCAACGCGGCTCTTATCGAAGCCGAAGACACTCGCGACAGGAAGCGTATCGAGAAAGCCCAGATCCAAAAAGTGAGGCTGGAAAACCAGCGAAAGATCCAACAGGCCAAACTCACTTCTGGCCACCTCACGCCTGCCAACAGGCTTAGGATTCAGAAGGAAATCACCCGGCTGGACTCTGAGATTGAGATTTGTGAGCAGGATGTTAGGGACTTTGAGACCAGGATTGAGGCTAGACATCAGGAGGGAGCTGCAGAGACACAGTCCAAAGGGGCCGGAGCGGTGGGTGGAAGGCTTCCCAATGAGACGCAAAGAGAATATTTGATCAGGATTGGCAAAATCACCCCATTCGCGACGTTTGGTGGACCGAGACcggatggggtggaaggagaaCTCGCTGATGCGATTATTGAAGCTGAACATGAGGCTGTTGCGGAGGAACTCGAGGAGCTGGTCGGGGATGGGCCGCGAAGTCATCAAAATCTAAGGAGGCCAGGGTTTGCAGAGGAGACCGAGAACAGCTCAACGGCCGAGTTGGAGTTTTCGCTACGGCCtagaaagaagaggagagtTGTGCAGGAGGTCGGAGGAGGATCCGATGACGAATTTGAGCCTGAAGAAGACGGTGccagagatgatgaggaggacgagtcTTTGGAGGATGATTTCGACATGAGCGACACAACTccaaaggaaaagaggaaaagggggaagggtgtCGCTACTGCGGCggatggcgttggtgagGAAAAGGTCGATTTAAGCAACATTGACGACGGAAATGAAGCTGTGTATCAGGCCCGATTGGGAGATTGGGTCAAGCGAAGAAGTCGTGCAAGGCGAGCCCGCCAGCTCAGACTGGGTCAAGAGGTTGAGAGCGAGTgggacggcgaggaagagtGGTTCAAGCCTTCTCCCGACGAACCTGACCATCAATTTGAGAATGGAATGAAGCTCCCGGGTGACATTTACCCTTCGCTTTTCGATTACCAAAAGACAGGTGTTCAATGGCTGGCTGAGTTGTATGCTCAGCAGGTGGGTGGCATCGTCGGCGATGAGATGGGACTCGGTAAAACGGTACAGCTGATCTCGTTCGTGGCGGCTTTACATTACAGCAAGATGTTGAACAAGCCAGTCATTGTAGTTGCACCGGCGACCGTTCTGCGGCAATGGGTCAACGAGTTTCATCGCTGGTGGCCACCTCTCCGCGTGTCGATTCTACACTCTTCAGGCAGTGGAATGTTCAACGTCCTTGATGAGGGCAAAAGGGAAGATGTGGAGGATAACTGGGATAAGAAAAGTCCCGCCAAATCCAGCACGGCAGCGAAGAAGATTGTAGACAAAGTGGTGAAACACGGCCATGTGCTGGTCACCACTTATGCCGGTCTCCAAACCTATGGCGATGTTTTGATCCCCGTGGAATGGGGTTATGCTGTTTTGGACGAGGGTCACAAGATTCGGAATCCCAACACTGCAATCACAATCTACTGCAAGGAGCTCCGAACACCAAACAGGATCATCTTATCCGGCACTCCAATGCAGAATAATCTCACAGAGCTCTGGTCACTCTTCGATTTCATTTTTCCTATGCGCCTCGGGACCCTGGTTTCGTTCCGGACTCAGTTCGAAGTCCCCATCAAACTCGGAGGCTACGCTAATGCGACCAATCTTCAGATCATGACAGCACAAAAATGCGCCGAGACACTCAAAGAGGCCATCAGCCCGTATCTCCTTCAACGTCTCAAGGTAGACGTTGCTGCGGATCTACCGAAAAAGAGCGAACAGGTTCTGTTTTGCAAGCTCTCCAAGCCCCAGCGGGAGGCCTACGAGCTCTTTCTCAAGTCGGACGAAATGGCATCGATCCTTGATAGGAGCCGTCAGTCGCTTTATGGTATTGATATTCTTCGCAAGATCTGTAATCATCCAGATCTGCTGAATCCCCGACTCAAGAATGAGCCTGGATATCTCTGGGGGAGTGTTGAGAAGTCAGGCAAGATGGCAGTCGTCCAGTCTCTGCTACCGATGTGGAAACGACTCGGACACAAGACACTGTTATTCTCCCAGGGCACACAAATGCTAGACATCATTGAGGCTTTTGTTCAGCGGCTGGACGATGTGAGGTATCTGCGCATGGATGGCAAAACACCAATAAAGCAGCGCCAAACCCTCGTCGACCAGTTCAACAACGATCCAAGTCTTGACGTGTTCTTGCTAACAACCAAGGTCGGCGGACTAGGGGTGAACTTGACAGGTGCTAACCGAGTCATCATCTTTGATCCCGACTGGAATCCGTCTACGGACGTACAGGCACGGGAGAGAGCGTGGAGATTGGGtcagaagagggaggtgactATTTACCGCCTGATGACGGCTGGTACGATTGAGGAGAAGATCTATCATCGCCAGATTTTCAAGCAATTTCTGTCCAACAAGGTACTCAAAGACCCGAAACAACAGACCAACTTCAACCTCAACGATTTGCATGATCTTTTCAGTCTCAGCTCGTATGAAGACGGCATGACAGAGACGAGCCAGTTGTTCAAGGGAAGTGAGGCCAAGAACTTTATGAAATCCGGACCCAAGGAGCTTCTTATACCTGGGCAGGATAGGGTTCTGCTCGGCCCTTCTGCAAAGAAGGCAGCTGCTCGTGAAGTCGCCTCCGTTACGGTCAAGGCTGAGCCCCAGGATGACGGGGGAAACGACCTCCGCAATATTGAGGGGGTAGCTAGTCTGGAGACATTCAAAGCAGAACCCCACTCACCAGCCAATGAAGAGGATCGCCTGATGGAAGGACTTTTCGCGAGGTCGGTCCACAGTGCCTTGGAGCACGATAAGATTATGAACGGCAAAAAGACTGTGAGGGCGGACAAGAAGATGATTCAGCAGGAAGCCAACAGGATCGCCGCTCAAGCTGCTCTCAGTCTTCGACGCGCAGGCGAGCAAGCCCGCAACGTGCCTATTGGCACCGTGACATGGACAGGTGAAGTAGGAGAGGCTGGCCGACCAGTGCAACCACGTAGACGTATTGCGCCAGGTTCGGCCATCATCCGAAATGCTGGTGCGAGTGGGTCGAGACCAGGAACTCCCAATGCCCAACCAGCACCAGACAGGACGCTTCGAGCCAAGGACTTTGAAAAGATGATTCCTGCCTTCATCAAGCGCCATGGTGGTCAGGTCGTCTCTAAGCTTTTGGTGGATCATTTCAATCAGTATTGTACAGGTACTCGTCAGGCGGAAGAGTTCAAGATTGC
- a CDS encoding uncharacterized protein (EggNog:ENOG503P2YU; COG:K) codes for MCPGFPRQPGSFNQRGEQVASPRFDSSHFDQGGSLWRNPCIGGTLAGNYRVGPDYNVDYSSQEPHTAEQSQAPHSYDTHHHRGSLQHAGPPPLHEPPPHQSHHGLPQHYPATHQHHPHPHPHPILTDPSHLGGHPGARHLGHPAHPGPSHYGTNPSPHNVVPPLYPSLTPTHGSTAGVKRQRPDDLDLSVPGISELEQNELDSMQQTPLGAAYAQATGVPPAHHHHRLPDTGPPNKLMRRDGESSIGAGAPSVVGQAGMPAPAPRPRGPKLKFTPEDDQLLIDLKENKSLTWKQIADFFPGRSSGTLQVRYCTKLKAKTTQWTDETDQKLKTALQDYENEKWRIVANKVGTGFTPAACRERAAQLSGEDL; via the exons atgtGCCCTGGTTTTCCTCGACAGCCAGGCTCTTTTAATCAGCGAGGAGAGCAAGTAGCAAGTCCCAGGTTTGACAGCAGCCATTTTGA CCAGGGCGGCTCGCTCTGGCGGAACCCATGCATCGGAGGCACACTGGCGGGCAATTATCGCGTAGGACCGGATTACAATGTCGACTACTCGTCACAGGAGCCGCATACGGCCGAGCAGAGCCAAGCTCCGCATTCTTATGATACGCACCACCATCGCGGCTCGCTTCAGCACGCCGGGCCGCCGCCCCTCCATGAGCCGCCTCCCCATCAATCCCACCACGGCCTGCCACAGCACTATCCTGCTactcaccaacatcaccctcaccctcaccctcacccaatTCTCACAGACCCATCGCACCTGGGCGGCCATCCGGGGGCGCGACATCTCGGCCACCCTGCCCATCCAGGGCCATCGCATTACGGCAccaacccctctccccacaACGTCGTGCCCCCCCTCTACCCATCTCTAACCCCGACCCATGGGTCTACTGCCGGCGTGAAGCGTCAACGGCCTGATGATCTCGATCTTTCGGTTCCCGGCATATCGGAACTTGAACAGAACGAGCTGGATTCGATGCAGCAAACGCCCCTAGGCGCTGCCTATGCGCAAGCAACGGGAGTCCCCCCagcacatcaccaccaccggctgcCAGACACAGGACCTCCGAACAAGTTGATGCGACGTGATGGGGAGAGCAGCATAGGAGCCGGAGCTCCGAGCGTGGTTGGGCAAGCTGGGATGCCAGCCCCAGCTCCCAGACCGAGGGGGCCCAAGCTGAAGTTTACGCCAGAGGATGATCAGCTCTTGATTGACTTGAAGGAGAACAAGAGCTTAACGTGGAAACAAATTGCGGACTTCTTCCCTGGTCGGTCAAGCGGGACATTGCAAGTGCGTTACTGCACCAAACTCAAGGCGAAGACAACACAGTGGACGGATGAAACG GATCAAAAACTCAAAACCGCCCTGCAAGATTACGAAAACGAAAAGTGGCGTATCGTTGCCAACAAAGTCGGCACCGGATTCACACCAGCTGCATGCCGCGAGAGGGCAGCACAGCTATCAGGCGAAGACTTATAG
- a CDS encoding uncharacterized protein (EggNog:ENOG503NZZQ; COG:P): MSREPPFDGPLQQPRDFATDPPAAPPDLDTAVDTTSHRDRYNSNIDTSIAEKVAPTNDAATSPRKAPARADTGAPFSPTSRRRTTRVGTFRTVDNFEDFELRPGWHPGSEPGVDPLKPDGGHASMPQLSAPCEITIVDFSEDKLSIQNKDNSSLGSFLEVPQPKWAKCRWINVNGLSWDVIQLLGKHKSLHKLAVEDIMNTRSRTKAEWYPTHAFIVLTLQRLDDTYRDSDDESSDSDEADDTSSHASNRSIFSGKTGKYSRKLLRRLKRTFRAGKFSSDTTLEGGKDWAQDGSGPYPRASRSEYPEGPTRTLRRYHAAPDDPIARFMDKNSALISKNYTVACEQVSMFITNDNTIISFFEESAEVIEAPIIQRLQTSDTIIRHSCDASMVGHAVLDGIIDLAIQVASCYRDAIGDIEPEVLTHPNIGHTKKLYILTSEINALISFINPITTLIQALRDHKTDMALDKAMAKILDPNHDPIITTLTYTYLGDVLDHCVLITDTLNRLKSSADGMIGLIFNTISAHQNESMKQLTTATIIFLPLTFITGYFGQNFVPFTVLEQDIGYFWKIAVPVVFATIILLQREAIVDYCKAIFQRRYLWELKKRRSDRRNKKRV; encoded by the exons ATGTCGCGCGAACCGCCTTTTGATGGGCCCCTGCAACAGCCGCGCGACTTCGCAACAGACCCACCGGCTGCTCCTCCAGATCTTGACACCGCTGTTgacaccaccagccaccgCGATCGATATAACTCCAACATCGATACCAGCATTGCGGAAAAAGTTGCCCCCACGAATGATGCCGCGACCAGCCCGAGAAAGGCACCCGCCCGCGCAGATACCGGTGCGCCCTTCAGCCCCACCAGTCGACGGCGCACAACCCGGGTCGGCACATTTCGGACAGTCGACAACTTCGAAGACTTTGAACTCCGCCCGGGATGGCATC CCGGTTCGGAACCAGGGGTCGATCCACTCAAGCCAGATGGTGGCCACGCATCTATGCCTCAACTGAGCGCCCCATGCGAGATCACTATTGTCGACTTCTCCGAAGACAAGCTCTCGATTCAGAACAAGGACAACTCGTCTCTCGGCTCTTTCTTGGAGGTGCCACAACCAAAGTGGGCAAAATGTCGGTGGATCAATGTGAATGGCCTGAGCTGGGATGTTATCCAGCTGCTGGGGAAGCACAAGAGCCTTCATAAACTGGCCGTGGAAGATATTATGAACACGAGGAGCAGGACAAAGGCCGAGTGGTATCCAACACATGCCTTCATTGTCTTGACTCTTCAAAGGCTTGACGACACCTACAGGGACTCTGACGACGAGAGCTCTGATTCTGATGAGGCTGATGACACATCTAGCCATGCTAGTAATCGCAGCATCTTCAGTGGGAAAACTGGCAAGTATTCCCGGAAGCTCTTGAGGCGGTTGAAACGGACATTCCGTGCTGGGAAGTTCTCCTCAGACACCACATTAGAGGGTGGGAAGGACTGGGCCCAGGATGGCTCTGGGCCGTATCCCAGGGCTTCACGGTCTGAGTACCCAGAGGGCCCGACCAGAACCTTGCGAAGATACCACGCCGCACCAGACGATCCTATCGCAAGGTTTATGGACAAGAACTCAGCCCTGATCTCCAAAAACTACACGGTAGCCTGTGAGCAGGTCTCCATGTTCATCACGAACGACAACACTATAATTAGTTTCTTTGAAGAATCGGCTGAAGTGATAGAGGCACCCATCATCCAACGTCTCCAGACGAGTGATACAATCATCCGACA CTCATGCGATGCGTCCATGGTGGGACACGCAGTACTGGATGGAATTATCGATCTTGCCATCCAGGTAGCGAGCTGCTATCGTGATGCTATCGGCGATATTGAACCCGAAGTGTTGACTCACCCCAACATCGGCCACACCAAGAAGCTGTACATCCTCACATCGGAGATCAATGCGCTGATTAGTTTCATCAATCCAATCACGACATTGATACAAGCCCTGCGTGATCACAAAACGGATATGGCGCTCGACAAAGCCATGGCCAAAATCTTGGACCCCAATCatgaccccatcatcaccacgcTGACGTACACCTATCTCGGTGATGTTCTGGACCACTGCGTCCTCATCACAGATACTTTGAATAGGCTCAAGAGCTCCGCTGATGGGATGATAGGGCTGATTTTCAACACCATTTCAGCACATCAGAACGAATCCATGAAGCAATTGACCACAGCCACCATTATCTTCTTGCCGCTCACTTTCATCACGGGTTACTTCGGGCAAAACTTTGTTCCGTTCACCGTTTTAGAGCAAGATATTGGCTACTT CTGGAAAATCGCTGTCCCTGTCGTCTTTGCGACGATAATCCTCTTGCAGAGAGAAGCCATTGTCGACTATTGCAAGGCCATCTTCCAGCGTCGTTATCTCTGGGAGTTGAAGAAAAGGCGCTCGGATCGACGAAACAAGAAGCGGGTTTGA
- a CDS encoding uncharacterized protein (COG:K; COG:L; EggNog:ENOG503NZDD), with amino-acid sequence MSGPDDKSEGLIPVKAETDVSIKAEEPGFIEIEVPVFVKAEGPGLIKTEEDTACDYKIPLPSKTAVQAAVDEALQTIEDRLDKGDMQACKDFEEFREATLSFGVNNCKPVEGKWKLKGFKTPLYNHQLIGVRWMCSREFHPRGSNGGILADEMGLGKTVQLLACMSQNPPSSRRDKTQKTLIIAPEKLLTQWYREIFDHCDDKGLRVLVYKNTNAMADDECANSDIIITNYAQVQRQASKGLAECEESEESEDPSDFREISLKQKLHRHGPPLFRINYYRIVLDEAHAINNRESSTSLACRYLTGKYRWVLTGTPLTNTTAEVFPYLDFLGTKFKKYDTFIQAMGGVKGKMGDMEELQKTLSELTLRRRVDTQLMGAPILQIPKAHPVQVVTVNFSPFEMEAYGKTNRRQMALEVRRQAYQDAGQPYDPGPEKGTMQKIVDHLQFFTSHPALVEPDWYEDQENQDKSRLPELSEVKCNCFCRYCRRVVTPASKLADCGHPFCASCFGNLISRHHNKEKACCPSCNKPVGSGRSGKGSCPSHQGMPILPRDNGHTYRHFGDDDNGFQPRFSKHQETTGKGTKKKARRAKSGKKKRHPWKRIKATKTNNKGGKQKRQTVQTVQQTRANTLNFMKGVDSHPWDPVPHSAKTKATLDLIDGWQSEAPEDKIIIFVQWIPMLSILGRMLTQSGYRFVYFWGDLDQNDQEQSLKTFRKVPAVKIMLASITCTAHGLNLTVASRAIMYDHWWNVCRQQQAFGRIHRIGQTKEVHTAKIVVAGSVDERIIQIQQDKETAISGVMDGMDEIKKRPISIAKEILGLGDLSDSIDENADIDEDEDYYEDSDDEDDDEEETDSESESTSDESGSESGSGSGSYDDNEDDGEHSGSKSD; translated from the exons ATGTCAGGCCCAGACGACAAATCTGAGGGGCTTATTCCAGTCAAAGCCGAGACGGATGTTTCGATCAAGGCTGAGGAACCTGGTTTCATCGAGATCGAGGTGCCTGTTTTCGTCAAGGCTGAGGGGCCAGGTCTCATCAAGACTGAGGAGGATACCGCATGTGACTACAAGATACCTTTACCAAGTAAAACGGCGGTCCAGGCTGCAGTCGACGAAGCCTTGCAAACAATTGAGGACAGGCTTGACAAGGGGGATATGCAGGCGTGCAAGGACTTTGAAGAGTTTCGTGAAGCCACGCTGTCATTTGGGGTCAATAACTGTAAGCCAGTGGAGGGAAAGTGGAAGCTCAAAGGCTTCAAAACACCACTTTACAATCACCAG TTGATAGGGGTGAGATGGATGTGTTCCCGAGAGTTCCACCCCCGCGGGTCCAATGGAGGGATCCTCGCCGACGAAATGGGTCTCGGGAAGACAGTTCAGCTCCTGGCGTGCATGTCACAAAACCCGCCTAGTAGTCGCCGGgacaaaacccaaaaaaccCTCATCATTGCGCCAGAGAAGCTGTTGACGCAGTGGTATCGGGAGATATTTGATCATTGCGACGACAAAGGCCTGCGAGTGTTGGTCTACAAAAACACCAATGCAATGGCCGATGATGAGTGCGCCAATAGTGATATCAT AATCACGAATTATGCACAAGTTCAACGCCAAGCTAGCAAAGGCCTCGCCGAATGTGAGGAGTcggaggagagtgaggatCCTTCAGATTTTCGAGAGATCTCCCTGAAGCAGAAACTGCACCGGCATGGCCCCCCGTTGTTTCGCATCAACTACTACCGCATCGTTCTAGATGAGGCCCATGCGATTAATAACAGGGAGAGCAGCACGTCCCTCGCCTGCAGATACCTCACAGGCAAATATCGCTGGGTTCTAACGGGAACCCCGCTgaccaacaccacagcaGAGGTATTTCCCTACCTTGACTTCTTGGGCACCAAGTTCAAGAAGTACGATACCTTCATTCAGGCTATGGGGGGCGTCAAGGGCAAGATGGGAGACATGGAAGAACTTCAGAAAACGCTATCGGAACTTACTCTGAGACGTCGTGTTGACACGCAACTGATGGGCGCACCCATTCTTCAGATTCCCAAGGCACATCCGGTTCAGGTTGTCACGGTTAACTTTTCCCCTTTTGAGATGGAAGCATACGGGAAAACAAACCGGAGACAGATGGCGTTGGAGGTACGACGCCAAGCGTATCAAGACGCCGGTCAACCATATGATCCCGGACCAGAAAAGGGTACAATGCAAAAGATTGTCGATCATCTCCAATTCTTCACCTCGCATCCAGCCCTTGTTGAGCCTGACTGGTATGAGGACCAGGAGAACCAAGACAAGTCTAGGCTGCCGGAGCTCAGTGAGGTCAAATGCAACTGCTTCTGCAGATATTGCCGGCGAGTCGTGACCCCGGCCTCTAAATTGGCTGAT TGCGGCCACCCGTTCTGCGCCTCATGTTTCGGTAACCTCATATCCCGTCATCACAACAAGGAGAAAGCCTGTTGCCCGAGCTGCAACAAGCCAGTCGGTTCTGGTAGATCAGGCAAGGGCAGCTGTCCGAGTCATCAGGGCATGCCTATCCTGCCTCGCGATAACGGGCACACTTACCGCCACTTTGGTGACGATGACAATGGGTTTCAGCCACGGTTCAGTAAGCATCAAGAAACCACAGGGAAAGggacgaaaaagaaggcaCGCAGAGCGAAGtctggcaagaagaagaggcatcCATGGAAGAGAATAAAAGCAACCAAGACGAATAATAAGGGGGGAAAGCAGAAGAGACAAACTGTCCAAACAGTGCAGCAAACACGCGCCAACACGCTCAATTTCATGAAGGGCGTCGACTCCCATCCTTGGGATCCGGTGCCGCACAGCGCTAAAACGAAGGCGACACTTGACCTAATCGACGGATGGCAATCTGAAGCGCCAGAGGATAAGATTATCATCTTTGTGCAATGGATCCCGATGCTCTCGATTTTGGGCCGCATGCTTACACAGAGCGGATACCGGTTTGTGTACTTCTGGGGCGACCTGGACCAAAACGACCAAGAGCAGTCTCTAAAGACCTTCAGGAAGGTCCCGGCCGTGAAGATCATGCTGGCATCTATCACCTGCACCGCACACGGTCTGAACCTCACTGTGGCGAGCCGGGCCATCATGTATGACCACTGGTGGAATGTCTgtcgccagcagcaagcctTCGGAAGAATTCACCGTATTGGACAAACCAAGGAAGTGCATACGGCCAAGATTGTGGTTGCAGGCTCTGTGGATGAGAGGATTATTCAAATTCAGCAGGATAAGGAGACTGCTATTTCTGGGGTTATGGATGGCATGgacgagatcaagaagcggCCAATCTCGATAGCTAAGGAGAtcctggggttgggggatcTTTCAGACTCTATCGATGAAAATGCTGATAtagatgaggacgaggattACTACGAGGATagcgatgacgaggatgatgatgaggaggagactgATAGCGAGAGCGAATCCACTAGTGATGAGAGTGGCAGTGAGAGTGGCTCCGGTAGTGGCAGCTATGATGATaacgaggatgatggagagcACTCGGGGTCGAAGTCGGATTAG
- a CDS encoding uncharacterized protein (COG:E; EggNog:ENOG503NWDB) has protein sequence MAPAAIEASIVDTVEPKKDTLALPEPARQRLIRSGVDLTNGYPYRPLVPLYLQDVYQLRSAERIHEDAGARADKSKKNLFSAASKVTDLTAHIGTEIEGLQLKDLTPEQRDELALLIAERSVVFLRDQDISPQQQRELGEWFGEVEVHPQVPQVPGVPGVTVIWPDLQAQDLPANFRNPGGASRWHTDLVHERQPAGITHLHNDTVPPVGGDTLWASGYGAYEKLSPEFRKFIDGKQAVYRSAHAYLDRENPSAGPKFVERVHPLVRVHPATGWKALWVNRALTTRIVGLDKAESDLILNYLHDVYEKNADIQARFRWTAGTSALWDNRITIHSASWDYEGKYSRHGTRVTSLAEKPYFDSKAPTRRQALGLLDEDEKEALGLARDRVGDHSP, from the exons ATGGCGCCTGCTGCAATCGAGGCATCAATCGTCGACACAGTCGAGCCCAAGAAAGACACCTTGGCCCTCCCAGAGCCAGCCCGGCAACGGCTGATCAGGTCTGGAGTAGACCTGACCAACGGATATCCATACCGTCCACTAGTACCCTTGTATCTCCAGGATGTCTACCAACTCCGCAGTGCTGAGCGTATCCATGAAGATGCAGGGGCCAGAGCtgacaagtccaagaagaatcTGTTTTCGGCGGCAAGCAAGGTGACCGACCTGACAGCCCATATCGGTACTGAGATTGAGGGTCTCCAGTTGAAGGACCTGACACCCGAGCAACGTGACGAGCTTGCTCTTTTGATCGCGGAACGCAGTGTTGTGTTTCTCAGAGACCAAGATATTtccccacaacaacagagaGAGCTAGGAGAATGGtttggtgaggttgaagtgCAT CCCCAGGTCCCACAAGTGCCTGGCGTCCCGGGCGTGACTGTCATCTGGCCAGACCTCCAGGCCCAAGATTTGCCCGCCAACTTTCGTAACCCAGGAGGAGCGTCTCGATGGCACACCGATCTTGTCCATGAACGACAGCCGGCAGGCATTACCCACCTCCACAACGACACTGTGCCTCCGGTAGGGGGGGACACGCTCTGGGCCTCGGGATACGGTGCTTATGAGAAACTATCCCCCGAATTCCGCAAGTTCATCGATGGAAAACAAGCTGTGTATCGCTCCGCACATGCCTATCTTGACCGCGAGAATCCGAGTGCCGGTCCAAAGTTCGTCGAAAGGGTCCATCCTCTTGTTCGTGTGCACCCTGCAACAGGCTGGAAAGCACTCTGGGTGAACCGCGCGCTGACGACGAGGATAGTTGGATTGGATAAAGCTGAGAGCGACTTGATCTTGAATTATCTGCATGACGTGTATGAGAAGAACGCGGATATCCAGGCCCGATTCCGATGGACCGCCGGGACCAGTGCTCTGTGGGACAACAG AATTACGATCCATAGCGCCAGTTGGGATTACGAAGGAAAGTATTCGAGACACGGCACTCGTGTCACATCGCTTGCCGAAAAGCCCTACTTCGACTCAAAGGCCCCGACTCGTCGACAGGCTTTGGGTCTTCTGGATGAagacgagaaggaggctcTTGGTCTGGCAAGGGATagggtgggtgaccactCGCCTTGA